One Gordonia sp. SID5947 genomic region harbors:
- a CDS encoding DEAD/DEAH box helicase — protein sequence MSESTDEQNGTGQGVTFDDLDIDPQVRQAITDVGYETPSPIQAATIPPLMAGRDVVGLAQTGTGKTAAFAIPILSRLDASAKRPQALVLAPTRELALQVSEAFGRYSSHMPQVRVLPIYGGQSYGVQLAGLKRGAQVIVGTPGRVIDHLDKGTLDISQLEYLVLDEADEMLTMGFAEDVERILAETPDSKQVALFSATMPSAIRRLAQRYLHDPQEITVKSKTATAQNITQRYLQVSHQRKLDALTRFLEVEAFDAMIVFVRTKSGTEELAEKLRSRGFSAVAINGDMAQAQRERTINQLKNGAIDILVATDVAARGLDVDRISHVVNYDIPHDTESYVHRIGRTGRAGRSGNALLFVSPRERHLLRAIERATRSTLTEIGLPSVEDVNAQRVSKFADSITENLGSENLDLFRKLVEDYARDKDVTMADIAAALALETRDGGFLMAPDPPEGQRPDRRERAPRGSSGGQFATYRIAVGRKHKVSPGAIVGAIANEGGLTRGDFGNISIRDDFSLVELPENLDNETLAGLRNTRIGKTPIDIRRDYGPPRSRGGAKRGQGQRGGGRDGHGKRPDHWGKRTTPRVAGRGRS from the coding sequence ATGAGTGAGTCCACCGACGAACAGAACGGCACCGGCCAGGGCGTCACCTTCGACGACCTGGACATCGACCCGCAGGTGCGTCAGGCGATCACCGACGTCGGGTACGAGACCCCGTCGCCGATCCAGGCCGCCACCATCCCACCCCTGATGGCGGGTCGCGACGTGGTGGGCCTCGCACAGACCGGAACGGGCAAGACGGCCGCGTTCGCGATCCCGATCCTCTCCAGGCTCGACGCGTCGGCGAAGCGACCGCAGGCGCTGGTCCTGGCTCCCACCCGTGAGCTCGCCCTGCAGGTGTCGGAGGCCTTCGGCCGCTATTCGTCGCACATGCCGCAAGTGCGGGTGCTGCCCATCTATGGCGGCCAGAGTTACGGCGTCCAGCTCGCGGGCCTCAAGCGCGGCGCCCAGGTGATCGTCGGCACGCCCGGCCGCGTCATCGACCACCTGGACAAGGGCACCCTGGACATCTCCCAACTGGAGTACCTCGTACTCGACGAGGCCGACGAGATGCTGACGATGGGTTTCGCCGAGGACGTCGAAAGGATTCTCGCCGAGACCCCGGATTCCAAGCAGGTCGCGTTGTTCTCGGCCACGATGCCCAGTGCGATCCGTCGCCTCGCGCAGCGGTATCTCCACGATCCGCAGGAGATCACGGTCAAGTCGAAGACCGCGACGGCCCAGAACATCACCCAGCGCTACCTGCAGGTGTCCCACCAGCGCAAGCTCGATGCGCTCACCCGGTTCCTCGAGGTCGAGGCATTCGACGCGATGATCGTCTTCGTCCGCACCAAATCGGGCACCGAAGAACTCGCCGAGAAGTTGCGCTCCCGCGGTTTCTCCGCGGTTGCGATCAACGGCGACATGGCGCAGGCCCAGCGCGAGCGCACCATCAACCAACTCAAGAACGGGGCGATCGACATCCTGGTGGCCACGGACGTGGCGGCCCGTGGACTCGACGTCGACCGCATCTCGCATGTGGTCAACTACGACATCCCGCACGACACCGAGTCGTACGTGCACCGCATCGGTCGCACCGGTCGTGCCGGGCGCTCGGGTAACGCACTGCTGTTCGTGTCCCCTCGTGAACGTCACCTCCTGAGGGCCATCGAGCGGGCGACACGGTCGACCCTGACCGAGATCGGATTGCCCAGCGTCGAGGACGTGAATGCGCAGCGTGTGTCGAAGTTCGCGGATTCGATCACCGAGAACCTGGGCTCCGAGAACCTCGACCTCTTCCGCAAGCTGGTGGAGGATTACGCCCGCGACAAGGACGTCACGATGGCCGACATCGCGGCAGCGCTCGCGCTCGAGACCCGCGACGGCGGTTTCCTGATGGCTCCCGACCCGCCGGAGGGGCAGCGTCCCGATCGGCGCGAGCGCGCGCCCCGCGGATCGAGCGGCGGCCAGTTCGCCACGTATCGGATCGCGGTGGGGCGCAAGCACAAGGTGTCTCCGGGGGCGATCGTCGGTGCGATAGCCAACGAGGGCGGACTGACCCGCGGAGACTTCGGCAACATCAGCATCCGCGACGACTTCTCACTGGTCGAGCTCCCCGAGAACCTCGACAACGAGACGCTGGCGGGGCTGCGGAACACCAGGATCGGCAAGACCCCCATCGACATCCGCCGGGACTACGGTCCGCCACGCTCGCGAGGCGGCGCCAAACGCGGACAGGGTCAGCGCGGTGGCGGACGCGACGGTCACGGCAAACGCCCGGATCACTGGGGCAAGCGGACAACCCCTCGAGTCGCGGGGCGTGGGCGTAGCTGA
- a CDS encoding long-chain fatty acid--CoA ligase, protein MEQYSTPSNLSIEDKATTVDSILRYRSERPTMPLFRKRSGNQWINVTAKQFADEVDAVAKGLIASGIKPGARVAILSSTRYEWTVLDYAIWRSGATTVAIYETSAPDQVKWILEDSGTSMLFVEQHAHHTKHIRIIEEAPELRETLVIDDHALATITKRGAKIDDAELDARHANALSSDAATLIYTSGTTGKPKGVVLTHANFLAECEATRDAVGAGLVEGKSTLLFLPLAHVFARVVAVGCVENGVILGHTSDIPNLIDDLGKFKPNYVLSVPRVFEKVYNSAKQKAYDGGKGKIFDRAADTAIEYSKAMETGGAGLGLKLKHALFDRLVYGKLRDALGGQCEGAISGGAPLGARLGHFFRGVGIPVYEGYGLSETTAAVTANNEEHQRVGSVGRPVPGVTVRIADDGEVLLKGPVVFGGYWKNAKATEESIVDGWFHTGDIGRLEDGFLFITGRKKELIVTAGGKNVSPAQLEDTIRAHPMVSQCLVVGDNKPFIAALITIDPEAIPGWLERHHLPADTSPADLAQNETLIAEIDAAVTEANGKVSKAEAIKKFTILETDFTIESGELTPTMKLKRNVIHDAQKRAIADLYT, encoded by the coding sequence ATGGAGCAATATTCCACCCCGTCGAACCTTTCCATCGAGGACAAGGCGACGACCGTCGACAGCATTCTCCGGTACCGATCGGAGCGCCCGACGATGCCACTGTTCCGGAAGCGCTCCGGAAATCAATGGATCAACGTGACGGCCAAACAGTTCGCCGACGAGGTCGACGCGGTGGCCAAGGGCCTCATCGCATCGGGGATCAAGCCGGGCGCGCGGGTCGCGATCCTGTCATCGACCCGATACGAGTGGACCGTCCTGGATTACGCGATCTGGCGCTCGGGTGCCACCACGGTGGCGATCTACGAGACGTCGGCGCCCGACCAGGTCAAATGGATTCTCGAGGACTCGGGAACCTCGATGTTGTTCGTCGAGCAGCATGCCCACCACACCAAGCACATCCGCATCATCGAGGAAGCACCCGAGCTGCGGGAGACCCTGGTCATCGACGACCATGCGCTCGCGACGATCACCAAGCGCGGCGCCAAGATCGACGACGCGGAGCTCGACGCCCGCCATGCCAACGCGCTCTCGTCGGATGCCGCGACGCTGATCTACACCTCCGGCACGACGGGCAAACCGAAGGGTGTGGTCCTGACCCATGCCAACTTCCTCGCCGAGTGCGAGGCCACCCGCGACGCCGTCGGCGCAGGCCTGGTCGAGGGCAAGTCGACACTGCTGTTCCTACCGCTCGCGCACGTGTTCGCTCGCGTGGTCGCGGTCGGTTGCGTCGAGAACGGGGTGATCCTCGGGCACACCAGCGACATCCCCAACCTCATCGACGACCTGGGCAAGTTCAAGCCGAATTACGTGCTGTCGGTGCCGCGAGTCTTCGAGAAGGTCTACAACTCCGCCAAGCAGAAGGCCTACGACGGCGGCAAGGGCAAGATCTTCGACCGCGCCGCAGACACCGCCATCGAGTACAGCAAGGCAATGGAGACCGGCGGCGCCGGGCTGGGGCTCAAGCTCAAGCACGCGTTGTTCGATCGCCTGGTGTACGGCAAGCTGCGCGACGCCCTCGGCGGACAGTGCGAAGGCGCCATCTCCGGTGGCGCTCCTCTCGGCGCACGGCTCGGACACTTCTTCCGCGGCGTCGGCATCCCGGTCTATGAAGGCTATGGGCTCTCCGAGACCACCGCGGCGGTGACCGCCAACAACGAGGAGCACCAGCGCGTCGGCTCGGTTGGCCGCCCGGTTCCGGGGGTGACCGTGCGCATCGCCGACGACGGTGAGGTGCTGCTCAAGGGTCCGGTGGTCTTCGGCGGCTACTGGAAGAACGCGAAGGCAACCGAGGAGTCCATCGTCGACGGCTGGTTCCACACCGGCGACATCGGACGCCTCGAGGACGGCTTCCTGTTCATCACCGGCCGCAAGAAGGAACTGATCGTCACCGCAGGCGGCAAGAACGTCTCCCCGGCACAGCTCGAGGACACCATCCGAGCGCACCCGATGGTCAGCCAGTGCCTCGTCGTCGGCGACAACAAGCCCTTCATCGCCGCACTGATCACCATCGATCCGGAAGCGATCCCGGGATGGCTCGAGCGTCATCACCTGCCTGCGGACACCTCGCCCGCCGACCTCGCCCAGAACGAGACGTTGATCGCCGAGATCGACGCCGCGGTCACCGAGGCCAACGGGAAGGTGTCGAAGGCCGAGGCGATCAAGAAGTTCACCATCCTCGAGACCGACTTCACCATCGAGTCGGGTGAACTGACGCCGACGATGAAATTGAAGCGCAACGTGATCCACGACGCGCAGAAGCGGGCGATCGCGGACCTGTACACCTGA
- a CDS encoding aminotransferase class I/II-fold pyridoxal phosphate-dependent enzyme, with translation MTQSESSRNQPQAAVGDHTLCVHAGNTGDASGAIRTPITMANSYLLPDDPSTMDWSATDRLFYTRNSGANQVALQDKLAALDHGEDAVALASGVAALHAIFFTHVAAGDHVVVSDTTYEATYKLWSSLLPRKYGIEATFVDVTDLDAVRAALRPTTRLLITEAVANPTTKVADIAALAEIAHAAGTLLVVDSTFTPPPLYRPISDGADLVAHSLTKYINGHGDAMGGAVIGRKELIEPIRAEAMVDVGGVISPFNAWLISRGSITLPLRLAQHQSNAQQLAEFLEADERIAYVAYPGLASHPQHQLATRQFGGRGYGGMMAFAVQGSPDDQNRFVSRLRVITSAVSLGHDESLIVHVGTDGPRVAAYPAEFRRWGHLRFSVGLEDHADLEADLRGALDATFG, from the coding sequence ATGACGCAGTCAGAATCTTCGCGTAACCAACCGCAGGCCGCGGTCGGCGACCACACCTTGTGCGTGCACGCCGGCAACACCGGGGATGCCTCGGGCGCCATCCGCACGCCGATCACCATGGCGAACTCCTATCTGCTGCCCGACGATCCGTCCACGATGGACTGGTCGGCGACCGACCGGCTCTTCTACACACGCAACTCGGGCGCCAATCAGGTTGCGTTGCAGGACAAGCTCGCAGCGCTCGATCACGGTGAGGATGCCGTTGCACTCGCCTCCGGCGTCGCGGCGCTGCACGCGATCTTCTTCACCCACGTCGCGGCCGGAGATCACGTCGTGGTGTCGGACACCACATACGAGGCGACCTACAAGCTCTGGTCATCGCTGCTGCCCCGGAAGTACGGGATCGAGGCGACCTTCGTCGACGTGACCGATCTAGACGCCGTGCGTGCCGCGCTGCGTCCCACCACCCGACTGCTGATCACCGAGGCCGTTGCGAATCCGACGACCAAGGTGGCCGACATCGCGGCTCTGGCGGAGATCGCGCATGCTGCAGGAACTCTGCTCGTGGTGGACTCGACGTTCACGCCACCGCCGCTCTATCGCCCCATCTCCGACGGGGCCGACCTCGTGGCCCACTCACTCACCAAGTACATCAATGGCCATGGTGACGCGATGGGTGGCGCGGTGATCGGCCGCAAGGAGCTCATCGAACCGATCAGGGCCGAGGCGATGGTGGATGTGGGCGGGGTGATCTCGCCGTTCAACGCATGGCTGATCTCGCGCGGATCGATCACGCTCCCACTTCGACTGGCGCAGCACCAGTCCAATGCGCAGCAACTGGCCGAGTTCCTCGAGGCCGACGAGCGGATCGCCTATGTCGCCTACCCTGGGCTCGCGTCGCACCCACAACACCAGCTCGCCACAAGACAATTCGGCGGCCGGGGTTACGGCGGGATGATGGCCTTCGCCGTCCAGGGCAGCCCTGACGACCAGAACCGCTTCGTGTCCCGGCTGCGGGTGATCACCTCAGCCGTATCCCTCGGACACGACGAGTCGTTGATCGTGCACGTCGGCACCGACGGGCCCCGGGTCGCGGCGTACCCAGCCGAGTTCCGGCGGTGGGGCCACCTCCGGTTCTCGGTCGGACTCGAGGATCACGCCGACCTCGAAGCAGATCTGCGTGGCGCATTGGACGCGACCTTCGGC